One window of the Salvia splendens isolate huo1 chromosome 1, SspV2, whole genome shotgun sequence genome contains the following:
- the LOC121755896 gene encoding protein HUA2-LIKE 3-like isoform X2, translated as MAPGRRKGANKAAAAAATRREWKVGDLVLAKVKGFPAWPAAVSEPEQWGYTADSKKVVVHFFGTEQIAFCNHADVEEFTEEKKASLVGRRHGKGTDFVRAVNEIINCFEKLKKQDKVSKTNDTDGTNIANENRDRPLTECVKDDAVVVTVKQLSTGTTHDLNSLTEAALAAAAEDALQDEDMQLDEIPFKRVSTEKPISATYLARDQSDVSRKSGARRRKSVPVLRSSSRVAANRPQSTLIPSTINTRSSRCSGANVSDDRSFRRSKRIVKSTDDSVGEDVGSLAFVSSDNLEESDSGIMTGDSDTLSNNDDSGCKPVGLEQPFTENTEGNSELSNSLDFQSSNIIVKKRRKPNRKRHNNDTVEAAKPDVVASDAGMLRNDCVSPTFSEKTAQKYAKDDGDQHLPLVKRARVRMGILSPTAEEEVTLVLKEEKMSEAPASLVTESSEHPSLQVDGADKEFVGEGPTFSFLSHASLVKPILSVTRKNYVDGEAALPPSKRLHRALEAMSANVAEYSERASDCSAAPNIQINAPSLESSDLSMGKRAKVELESESTENLRNGDSLVHASEFRIKSEAETPKGDSETKTRGIDSSDPVGYRSSVECVEGADSKRVKLCMLNDLPVETDAEHHVKQDSVNVSEQSTHLNCNTVGTTMSFANHSKTVCSDLKEVAETSDPDISQMNLDSNYVEGSAGCSPNGDTRVQLDSADGKGDETNKSNHDSKRTEFLEEACSASLGSSVVLSDDTPTKVLNSSHRHSILHSASTSYDHVEDRTVSVAQSTSSMTDGADGAKSSPPSSSGCNLGSLDNNNEHNSSSSTDAPLHLEKTKLAGKCTSKGESLSSFQAIIRSLTRTKESIGRATRIAIDCAKLGFATKVVEILAQNLERESSLRKKVDLFLLVDSIMQCSRGIKGDGGVYPSAIQALLPRLLLAAAPGRSSCENHRQCLKVLRVWQQRKILPESIIHHHICELDVICGTGSYPLVGSHRPLRNERAFDDPIRELEGVDEYGRDIDGGTDSDGEGYEAVTPEHNVKNSEGENTPVPAVDKRIHILEDVDGELEMEDVIPCCEGEIASTSNITGADQTIPNHQSDNHYEAPFTPQESKDGALTSASLSSSTLTCKSKPYSSRQEYKRNYHANRSNLSIVARVKPTATDAVRHYVRENKDFEGQRHRQMTDSSSVCSYGDRPTSHVSSRASYSNRQTDSLNKGFHLRPPHPAPSNRFSYIHGQRIQARRNTPPSSHSNRYHIRDVDNGNFYKVRGRNKFVPHDNIGECWRPPFPSISGPCYPDDRSPMPYCSPPREPPFPDNRWNFPPRPMNHRQFNRSSFEGPVPVANRGPFWRPR; from the exons ATGGCGCCGGGCCGGAGAAAAGGTGCCAATAAAGCTGCGGCAGCAGCTGCCACCCGGCGGGAGTGGAAGGTAGGCGATCTTGTGCTTGCTAAAGTCAAAGGATTTccggcttggccggcggcg GTGAGTGAGCCAGAACAGTGGGGTTACACTGCTGACTCGAAGAaagtagtagtacatttttttgGTACTGAACAAAT TGCTTTCTGTAATCATGCTGATGTAGAAGAATTCACGGAAGAGAAGAAGGCATCTCTAGTAGGAAGACGCCACGGGAAAGGCACTGATTTTGTCCGAGCAGTGAATGAGATAATAAATTGCTTTGAGAAATTGAAGAAACAAGATAAAGTCTCCAAGACTAATGATACAGATGGAACTAATATAGCCAATGAGAACAGAGATAGACCTTTGACTGAATGTGTTAAAGATGATGCAGTAGTAGTTACAGTTAAACAACTTTCTACTGGGACCACTCATGATCTGAATTCTTTAACTGAAGCTGCTTTAGCTGCAGCTGCTGAAGATGCTTTGCAGGATGAGGACATGCAATTGGACGAGATACCTTTTAAAAGGGTGTCTACAGAAAAACCTATATCTGCAACTTATTTGGCAAGGGACCAATCCGATGTTTCTAGGAAAAGTGGTGCAAGGAGAAGGAAATCTGTCCCCGTGTTGAGAAGTTCATCAAGGGTAGCTGCTAATAGACCCCAAAGTACCCTGATACCTTCTACCATCAACACTAGGAGCTCTAGATGCTCAGGTGCAAATGTATCAGATGATAGATCTTTTAGAAGAAGTAAGAGGATTGTGAAGTCAACTGATGATTCTGTTGGTGAGGATGTTGGCTCGCTTGCTTTTGTATCAAGTGATAACCTTGAAGAGAGTGATTCTGGAATTATGACTGGGGACTCTGACACCCTTAGTAACAATGATGACTCTGGTTGTAAGCCAGTGGGATTGGAGCAGCCCTTCACTGAAAATACTGAGGGGAACAGTGAGTTAAGCAATAGCCTTGACTTTCAAAGTAGCAATATTATCGTTAAGAAAAGAAGGAAACCAAACAGAAAAAGACACAATAATGATACTGTTGAAGCAGCTAAACCTGATGTAGTAGCTTCCGATGCAGGAATGCTGAGAAATGATTGTGTTTCCCCCACTTTTAGTGAGAAAACAGCCCAAAAGTATGCTAAGGATGATGGTGATCAACACTTGCCTCTAGTAAAGAGAGCCAGAGTTCGTATGGGGATTCTATCACCAACAGCGGAGGAAGAAGTCACTTTAGTacttaaagaagaaaaaatgtcTGAAGCTCCTGCCAGTCTTGTTACAGAGTCCTCTGAGCATCCAAGTCTCCAGGTAGACGGTGCTGACAAGGAATTCGTTGGAGAAGGTCCAACCTTTTCATTTCTATCACATGCAAGTCTTGTGAAGCCTATCCTTTCTGTGACTAGAAAGAATTATGTGGATGGGGAAGCTGCTTTACCTCCATCTAAACGCCTTCATCGTGCCTTGGAGGCTATGTCTGCTAATGTTGCTGAATATTCTGAACGAGCTTCAGATTGCTCAGCAGCtccaaatattcaaataaatgcTCCCTCTTTGGAAAGCTCTGACCTGTCAATGGGAAAGAGAGCTAAGGTTGAATTGGAATCGGAATCGACTGAGAACCTAAGAAATGGTGACTCTCTAGTGCATGCTTCTGAGTTCCGTATAAAGTCGGAGGCAGAAACGCCGAAAGGTGATTCAGAAACTAAAACTCGTGGTATTGATAGCTCAGATCCTGTAGGGTACAGAAGTTCAGTTGAATGTGTAGAAGGTGCTGACAGTAAACGAGTAAAGTTGTGCATGTTAAATGATCTTCCTGTAGAAACTGATGCTGAACATCATGTTAAACAAGATTCTGTTAATGTTAGTGAGCAGTCCACTCATCTGAACTGCAACACAGTCGGTACAACAATGTCTTTTGCCAATCACTCCAAGACTGTATGCTCAGACTTGAAAGAAGTTGCTGAGACATCTGATCCTGATATTTCGCAGATGAACTTAGATTCTAACTATGTGGAAGGAAGTGCTGGTTGTTCGCCTAATGGTGACACCCGTGTCCAGCTTGATAGTGCAGATGGTAAAGGTGATGAAACAAATAAGTCAAACCACGACAGTAAGCG GACTGAGTTTCTGGAAGAAGCATGTTCAGCATCTTTGGGCTCAAGTGTTGTGCTCTCAGATGATACTCCTACAAAGGTTCTGAATAGCAGTCATCGTCATTCTATACTACATTCCGCTTCAACATCCTATGACCACGTAGAAGATAGAACGGTTTCAGTCGCTCAGTCTACCTCATCAATGACTGATGGGGCAGATGGTGCAAAATCATCTCCTCCAAGTTCTTCCGGATGCAACTTAGGTTCATTAGACAATAATAATGAGCATAATAGCTCTTCCAGTACAGATGCCCCGTTGCATCTGGAAAAGACTAAACTTGCTGGAAAATGTACCAGCAAAGGGGAATCTTTGTCGTCCTTTCAAGCAATCATTAGATCATTGACAAGAACCAAAGAGAGCATAGGCCGAGCTACACGGATAGCAATTGACTGTGCAAAACTTGGTTTTGCAACTAAG GTGGTCGAAATACTTGCCCAAAATTTGGAAAGGGAGTCGTCTTTGCGGAAAAAGGTTGACTTGTTTTTACTTGTTGATTCTATTATGCAGTGCTCCCGAGGCATCAAGG GTGATGGTGGTGTTTATCCATCTGCAATCCAGGCACTTCTACCCCGATTATTATTAGCTGCTGCTCCTGGTCGTAGCTCTTGTGAAAATCATCGACAGTGTTTGAAA GTTTTGAGAGTGTGGCAGCAACGAAAGATCCTTCCTGAATCAATAATCCACCACCATATCTGTGAGCTTGATGTCATTTGTGGTACGGGTTCATATCCTCTTGTTGGCTCCCATCGACCCTTGAGAAATGAAAGGGCTTTTGATGATCCTATAAGAGAACTGGAGGGTGTGGATGAGTATGGAAG GGATATTGATGGTGGAACTGATTCCGATGGAGAGGGCTATGAGGCTGTTACTCCAGAGCATAATGTTAAAAATAGTGAAGGAGAGAATACTCCAGTTCCAGCAGTTGATAAGCGCATCCATATTTTGGAAGATGTCGATGGCGAGCTAGAAATGGAGGATGTGATTCCATGTTGTGAAGGCGAAATTGCTTCCACCAGTAATATTACTGGAGCAGATCAGACGATACCAAATCATCAATCCGATAACCATTATGAAGCACCATTTACCCCTCAGGAATCTAAGGATGGGGCACTTACATCTGCTTCATTATCAAGTTCTACTTTAACTTGCAAGTCAAAGCCTTATTCTAGTCGTCAG GAGTACAAGAGAAATTATCATGCCAACAGATCAAATCTGAGTATTGTGGCAAGAGTCAAGCCAACGGCTACTGATGCTGTGCGCCATTATGTTCGTGAAAATAAAGACTTTGAAGGCCAGAGGCATAGACAGATGACCGATTCTAGTAGTGTGTGTTCGTATGGCGATCGGCCTACCTCCCATGTATCTAGTCGTGCTTCTTATAGCAACCGACAAACTGATTCTCTCAACAAGGGTTTTCATTTGCGACCTCCTCATCCTGCTCCTTCAAATCGGTTTTCATATATCCACGGACAAAGGATACAAGCACGGAGGAATACTCCACCATCTTCACATTCCAATAGATATCACATACGCGATGTAGATAATGGGAACTTCTATAAGGTTCGTGGCAGGAATAAATTTGTACCACATGACAATATTGGGGAGTGCTGGAGACCTCCATTTCCGTCAATCTCTG GTCCATGCTACCCAGATGATCGTTCACCCATGCCATACTGCAGTCCTCCTCGTGAGCCGCCATTTCCCGACAATAGATGGAATTTCCCTCCACGACCCATGAACCACAGGCAATTTAACAGGTCATCTTTCGAAGGTCCTGTTCCTGTGGCAAATAGAG GTCCTTTCTGGAGACCAAGATAA
- the LOC121755896 gene encoding protein HUA2-LIKE 3-like isoform X1, with protein sequence MAPGRRKGANKAAAAAATRREWKVGDLVLAKVKGFPAWPAAVSEPEQWGYTADSKKVVVHFFGTEQIAFCNHADVEEFTEEKKASLVGRRHGKGTDFVRAVNEIINCFEKLKKQDKVSKTNDTDGTNIANENRDRPLTECVKDDAVVVTVKQLSTGTTHDLNSLTEAALAAAAEDALQDEDMQLDEIPFKRVSTEKPISATYLARDQSDVSRKSGARRRKSVPVLRSSSRVAANRPQSTLIPSTINTRSSRCSGANVSDDRSFRRSKRIVKSTDDSVGEDVGSLAFVSSDNLEESDSGIMTGDSDTLSNNDDSGCKPVGLEQPFTENTEGNSELSNSLDFQSSNIIVKKRRKPNRKRHNNDTVEAAKPDVVASDAGMLRNDCVSPTFSEKTAQKYAKDDGDQHLPLVKRARVRMGILSPTAEEEVTLVLKEEKMSEAPASLVTESSEHPSLQVDGADKEFVGEGPTFSFLSHASLVKPILSVTRKNYVDGEAALPPSKRLHRALEAMSANVAEYSERASDCSAAPNIQINAPSLESSDLSMGKRAKVELESESTENLRNGDSLVHASEFRIKSEAETPKGDSETKTRGIDSSDPVGYRSSVECVEGADSKRVKLCMLNDLPVETDAEHHVKQDSVNVSEQSTHLNCNTVGTTMSFANHSKTVCSDLKEVAETSDPDISQMNLDSNYVEGSAGCSPNGDTRVQLDSADGKGDETNKSNHDSKRTEFLEEACSASLGSSVVLSDDTPTKVLNSSHRHSILHSASTSYDHVEDRTVSVAQSTSSMTDGADGAKSSPPSSSGCNLGSLDNNNEHNSSSSTDAPLHLEKTKLAGKCTSKGESLSSFQAIIRSLTRTKESIGRATRIAIDCAKLGFATKVVEILAQNLERESSLRKKVDLFLLVDSIMQCSRGIKGDGGVYPSAIQALLPRLLLAAAPGRSSCENHRQCLKVLRVWQQRKILPESIIHHHICELDVICGTGSYPLVGSHRPLRNERAFDDPIRELEGVDEYGSNSSIQLPGFCMPHMLRDIDGGTDSDGEGYEAVTPEHNVKNSEGENTPVPAVDKRIHILEDVDGELEMEDVIPCCEGEIASTSNITGADQTIPNHQSDNHYEAPFTPQESKDGALTSASLSSSTLTCKSKPYSSRQEYKRNYHANRSNLSIVARVKPTATDAVRHYVRENKDFEGQRHRQMTDSSSVCSYGDRPTSHVSSRASYSNRQTDSLNKGFHLRPPHPAPSNRFSYIHGQRIQARRNTPPSSHSNRYHIRDVDNGNFYKVRGRNKFVPHDNIGECWRPPFPSISGPCYPDDRSPMPYCSPPREPPFPDNRWNFPPRPMNHRQFNRSSFEGPVPVANRGPFWRPR encoded by the exons ATGGCGCCGGGCCGGAGAAAAGGTGCCAATAAAGCTGCGGCAGCAGCTGCCACCCGGCGGGAGTGGAAGGTAGGCGATCTTGTGCTTGCTAAAGTCAAAGGATTTccggcttggccggcggcg GTGAGTGAGCCAGAACAGTGGGGTTACACTGCTGACTCGAAGAaagtagtagtacatttttttgGTACTGAACAAAT TGCTTTCTGTAATCATGCTGATGTAGAAGAATTCACGGAAGAGAAGAAGGCATCTCTAGTAGGAAGACGCCACGGGAAAGGCACTGATTTTGTCCGAGCAGTGAATGAGATAATAAATTGCTTTGAGAAATTGAAGAAACAAGATAAAGTCTCCAAGACTAATGATACAGATGGAACTAATATAGCCAATGAGAACAGAGATAGACCTTTGACTGAATGTGTTAAAGATGATGCAGTAGTAGTTACAGTTAAACAACTTTCTACTGGGACCACTCATGATCTGAATTCTTTAACTGAAGCTGCTTTAGCTGCAGCTGCTGAAGATGCTTTGCAGGATGAGGACATGCAATTGGACGAGATACCTTTTAAAAGGGTGTCTACAGAAAAACCTATATCTGCAACTTATTTGGCAAGGGACCAATCCGATGTTTCTAGGAAAAGTGGTGCAAGGAGAAGGAAATCTGTCCCCGTGTTGAGAAGTTCATCAAGGGTAGCTGCTAATAGACCCCAAAGTACCCTGATACCTTCTACCATCAACACTAGGAGCTCTAGATGCTCAGGTGCAAATGTATCAGATGATAGATCTTTTAGAAGAAGTAAGAGGATTGTGAAGTCAACTGATGATTCTGTTGGTGAGGATGTTGGCTCGCTTGCTTTTGTATCAAGTGATAACCTTGAAGAGAGTGATTCTGGAATTATGACTGGGGACTCTGACACCCTTAGTAACAATGATGACTCTGGTTGTAAGCCAGTGGGATTGGAGCAGCCCTTCACTGAAAATACTGAGGGGAACAGTGAGTTAAGCAATAGCCTTGACTTTCAAAGTAGCAATATTATCGTTAAGAAAAGAAGGAAACCAAACAGAAAAAGACACAATAATGATACTGTTGAAGCAGCTAAACCTGATGTAGTAGCTTCCGATGCAGGAATGCTGAGAAATGATTGTGTTTCCCCCACTTTTAGTGAGAAAACAGCCCAAAAGTATGCTAAGGATGATGGTGATCAACACTTGCCTCTAGTAAAGAGAGCCAGAGTTCGTATGGGGATTCTATCACCAACAGCGGAGGAAGAAGTCACTTTAGTacttaaagaagaaaaaatgtcTGAAGCTCCTGCCAGTCTTGTTACAGAGTCCTCTGAGCATCCAAGTCTCCAGGTAGACGGTGCTGACAAGGAATTCGTTGGAGAAGGTCCAACCTTTTCATTTCTATCACATGCAAGTCTTGTGAAGCCTATCCTTTCTGTGACTAGAAAGAATTATGTGGATGGGGAAGCTGCTTTACCTCCATCTAAACGCCTTCATCGTGCCTTGGAGGCTATGTCTGCTAATGTTGCTGAATATTCTGAACGAGCTTCAGATTGCTCAGCAGCtccaaatattcaaataaatgcTCCCTCTTTGGAAAGCTCTGACCTGTCAATGGGAAAGAGAGCTAAGGTTGAATTGGAATCGGAATCGACTGAGAACCTAAGAAATGGTGACTCTCTAGTGCATGCTTCTGAGTTCCGTATAAAGTCGGAGGCAGAAACGCCGAAAGGTGATTCAGAAACTAAAACTCGTGGTATTGATAGCTCAGATCCTGTAGGGTACAGAAGTTCAGTTGAATGTGTAGAAGGTGCTGACAGTAAACGAGTAAAGTTGTGCATGTTAAATGATCTTCCTGTAGAAACTGATGCTGAACATCATGTTAAACAAGATTCTGTTAATGTTAGTGAGCAGTCCACTCATCTGAACTGCAACACAGTCGGTACAACAATGTCTTTTGCCAATCACTCCAAGACTGTATGCTCAGACTTGAAAGAAGTTGCTGAGACATCTGATCCTGATATTTCGCAGATGAACTTAGATTCTAACTATGTGGAAGGAAGTGCTGGTTGTTCGCCTAATGGTGACACCCGTGTCCAGCTTGATAGTGCAGATGGTAAAGGTGATGAAACAAATAAGTCAAACCACGACAGTAAGCG GACTGAGTTTCTGGAAGAAGCATGTTCAGCATCTTTGGGCTCAAGTGTTGTGCTCTCAGATGATACTCCTACAAAGGTTCTGAATAGCAGTCATCGTCATTCTATACTACATTCCGCTTCAACATCCTATGACCACGTAGAAGATAGAACGGTTTCAGTCGCTCAGTCTACCTCATCAATGACTGATGGGGCAGATGGTGCAAAATCATCTCCTCCAAGTTCTTCCGGATGCAACTTAGGTTCATTAGACAATAATAATGAGCATAATAGCTCTTCCAGTACAGATGCCCCGTTGCATCTGGAAAAGACTAAACTTGCTGGAAAATGTACCAGCAAAGGGGAATCTTTGTCGTCCTTTCAAGCAATCATTAGATCATTGACAAGAACCAAAGAGAGCATAGGCCGAGCTACACGGATAGCAATTGACTGTGCAAAACTTGGTTTTGCAACTAAG GTGGTCGAAATACTTGCCCAAAATTTGGAAAGGGAGTCGTCTTTGCGGAAAAAGGTTGACTTGTTTTTACTTGTTGATTCTATTATGCAGTGCTCCCGAGGCATCAAGG GTGATGGTGGTGTTTATCCATCTGCAATCCAGGCACTTCTACCCCGATTATTATTAGCTGCTGCTCCTGGTCGTAGCTCTTGTGAAAATCATCGACAGTGTTTGAAA GTTTTGAGAGTGTGGCAGCAACGAAAGATCCTTCCTGAATCAATAATCCACCACCATATCTGTGAGCTTGATGTCATTTGTGGTACGGGTTCATATCCTCTTGTTGGCTCCCATCGACCCTTGAGAAATGAAAGGGCTTTTGATGATCCTATAAGAGAACTGGAGGGTGTGGATGAGTATGGAAG cAATTCAAGCATTCAGCTTCCTGGTTTCTGTATGCCTCATATGCTTAGGGATATTGATGGTGGAACTGATTCCGATGGAGAGGGCTATGAGGCTGTTACTCCAGAGCATAATGTTAAAAATAGTGAAGGAGAGAATACTCCAGTTCCAGCAGTTGATAAGCGCATCCATATTTTGGAAGATGTCGATGGCGAGCTAGAAATGGAGGATGTGATTCCATGTTGTGAAGGCGAAATTGCTTCCACCAGTAATATTACTGGAGCAGATCAGACGATACCAAATCATCAATCCGATAACCATTATGAAGCACCATTTACCCCTCAGGAATCTAAGGATGGGGCACTTACATCTGCTTCATTATCAAGTTCTACTTTAACTTGCAAGTCAAAGCCTTATTCTAGTCGTCAG GAGTACAAGAGAAATTATCATGCCAACAGATCAAATCTGAGTATTGTGGCAAGAGTCAAGCCAACGGCTACTGATGCTGTGCGCCATTATGTTCGTGAAAATAAAGACTTTGAAGGCCAGAGGCATAGACAGATGACCGATTCTAGTAGTGTGTGTTCGTATGGCGATCGGCCTACCTCCCATGTATCTAGTCGTGCTTCTTATAGCAACCGACAAACTGATTCTCTCAACAAGGGTTTTCATTTGCGACCTCCTCATCCTGCTCCTTCAAATCGGTTTTCATATATCCACGGACAAAGGATACAAGCACGGAGGAATACTCCACCATCTTCACATTCCAATAGATATCACATACGCGATGTAGATAATGGGAACTTCTATAAGGTTCGTGGCAGGAATAAATTTGTACCACATGACAATATTGGGGAGTGCTGGAGACCTCCATTTCCGTCAATCTCTG GTCCATGCTACCCAGATGATCGTTCACCCATGCCATACTGCAGTCCTCCTCGTGAGCCGCCATTTCCCGACAATAGATGGAATTTCCCTCCACGACCCATGAACCACAGGCAATTTAACAGGTCATCTTTCGAAGGTCCTGTTCCTGTGGCAAATAGAG GTCCTTTCTGGAGACCAAGATAA